In the genome of cyanobacterium endosymbiont of Braarudosphaera bigelowii, one region contains:
- the hypE gene encoding hydrogenase expression/formation protein HypE: MINLQTVCPIPLKQYPQVLLAHGGGGKLMQQLLEKMIFSSFQMNKEFSPHDSSVVNIPKNKIAFTTDSYVIHPLFFPGGDIGSLAINGTVNDLAMSGARPLYISLGFIIEEGFEMKDLWDIIQSLQRAAKTAGIKIITGDTKVVDKGKGDGIFINSSGIGVIEHDQFIIPESVQVGDKILINGDIGRHGISVMAMREGLELETTIKSDCQPLHQVILEMIKQGVKIHCLRDLTRGGLASSLNEIADSAKIRVNIIEKAIPVMEDVKGACEILGFDPLYIANEGRFVAFIPEDSVDKALEIMTSFSDSSCVIGEVTERNTGLVTLKNEIGTTRIIDMLSGEQLPRIC, from the coding sequence ATGATTAATCTTCAAACTGTATGTCCTATTCCTCTTAAACAATATCCTCAAGTTCTATTAGCTCATGGAGGAGGAGGGAAACTTATGCAGCAATTGCTTGAAAAAATGATATTTTCATCATTTCAGATGAATAAAGAATTTTCGCCTCATGATTCCTCCGTAGTTAATATTCCTAAGAATAAAATTGCATTTACAACTGATTCTTATGTTATACATCCTTTATTTTTTCCTGGTGGAGATATTGGAAGTTTAGCTATCAACGGAACTGTAAATGATCTTGCCATGAGCGGAGCTCGTCCTCTTTATATAAGCTTAGGTTTTATTATAGAAGAGGGATTTGAAATGAAAGACCTGTGGGATATTATTCAATCATTACAGAGAGCGGCAAAGACAGCAGGTATAAAAATTATTACAGGAGATACTAAGGTTGTAGATAAAGGGAAAGGAGATGGGATTTTTATTAACAGTTCAGGGATAGGAGTTATAGAACATGATCAATTTATTATTCCTGAATCAGTTCAAGTAGGAGATAAAATCTTAATTAATGGAGATATAGGTCGCCATGGTATTTCTGTGATGGCTATGAGGGAAGGATTAGAATTAGAAACAACAATTAAAAGTGATTGTCAACCACTCCATCAAGTTATTTTAGAAATGATAAAACAAGGGGTAAAGATTCATTGTTTGAGGGATCTAACAAGAGGTGGTTTAGCTAGTAGTTTAAATGAGATTGCTGACAGTGCAAAAATCAGAGTAAATATTATAGAAAAGGCAATTCCTGTAATGGAAGATGTAAAAGGGGCTTGTGAAATTCTAGGTTTTGATCCTTTATATATTGCCAACGAAGGTAGATTCGTTGCTTTTATACCTGAAGATTCTGTAGATAAAGCGTTAGAAATTATGACATCTTTTTCTGATAGTTCTTGTGTCATTGGTGAGGTTACTGAACGAAATACAGGTCTAGTTACTTTAAAAAACGAAATAGGAACAACCAGGATCATTGATATGTTAAGTGGGGAACAATTGCCAAGAATTTGTTAA
- a CDS encoding RNA recognition motif domain-containing protein has protein sequence MSIYVGNLSFKATEADVTNVFKEYGEVKKVYLPSDRETGKMRGFGFVDMETENQEATAIDELNGTEWMGRILKVNKAKPRE, from the coding sequence ATGTCAATTTATGTTGGCAATCTTTCCTTCAAGGCAACAGAAGCAGATGTTACTAATGTCTTTAAAGAATATGGTGAAGTTAAAAAAGTCTATCTTCCTTCTGATCGAGAGACTGGAAAAATGCGAGGTTTCGGTTTTGTAGATATGGAGACAGAAAACCAAGAAGCTACTGCGATTGATGAGCTGAACGGAACAGAATGGATGGGGAGAATATTAAAAGTTAATAAAGCAAAACCCCGTGAATAG
- a CDS encoding ferredoxin-thioredoxin reductase variable chain yields the protein MKIGDRIRIIESVIVYHHPEHRQQAFDLKGMEGEIINIISDWEGRPLSASLPLLVKISEKFKVHVCNSEVEILKKTESY from the coding sequence ATGAAGATTGGAGATCGCATTCGTATTATAGAGTCTGTTATTGTTTATCATCATCCGGAACATAGGCAACAAGCATTTGATTTAAAAGGTATGGAAGGAGAAATTATTAATATCATTAGTGACTGGGAAGGTAGACCACTTAGTGCCAGTTTACCGTTATTAGTTAAAATTAGTGAAAAGTTTAAAGTTCATGTCTGTAATAGTGAAGTAGAAATCCTAAAAAAAACTGAAAGTTATTAA
- a CDS encoding phosphodiester glycosidase family protein: protein MTKFMWYLLKLISILLLLELPLNTLVHRVGNAKNISSYNNFFSFSSFEDITNKRIHNINYSFHNSLLLSNENKELSEFKINLLHTNIFNNFTFSKIKHDSVYTLTKTILPKEIIWVPGVIWRQQFITVQNKKGYSIFPVNLLEINNKSLKVILKPITSNFNGQVGTSSLEKIAKEWQVIAAINGGFFNRNNKLPLGAIRQNNNWLSSPILERGAVGWNENGQFFIDNLSLEETLIMSNGKQITIQCLNSGYIQAGISRYTSEWGKDYMSFSNNEIIVSVQNDKVIGKQKSKNIKQSYNIPDNGYLLVIRKKIFKSNLFSIGNKLKIRSDTVPKKFNKLSHILGAGPLLINNGFISLNTQDEKFTKSFQKQKASRSAIGITSKEKIILVTVHNSTNSKGVNLNEMAQIMQKLGSISALNLDGGGSTSLVLGGYLVDRFPPTAAKVHNGIGVFISQ, encoded by the coding sequence GTGACTAAATTTATGTGGTATCTTCTTAAACTTATATCTATTCTTCTATTACTAGAGTTACCTCTTAATACTTTAGTTCATAGAGTAGGAAACGCTAAAAACATATCTTCCTATAATAATTTTTTTTCATTTTCTAGTTTTGAAGACATTACCAATAAGAGAATACATAATATTAATTATTCATTCCATAATTCTTTACTCTTATCCAATGAGAATAAAGAATTATCAGAATTTAAAATTAACCTATTGCACACTAATATTTTTAATAACTTCACTTTTTCTAAAATCAAGCATGACAGTGTCTACACTCTTACTAAAACAATTCTTCCTAAAGAGATTATCTGGGTTCCAGGTGTTATTTGGCGACAACAGTTTATAACAGTTCAAAATAAGAAAGGTTATAGTATTTTCCCTGTAAATCTTTTAGAAATTAACAATAAATCATTAAAAGTTATTTTAAAGCCAATTACTAGTAATTTTAATGGTCAAGTTGGAACTTCTTCCTTAGAAAAAATTGCAAAAGAATGGCAAGTTATAGCTGCAATTAATGGAGGTTTTTTTAATAGAAATAATAAGCTTCCTTTAGGAGCTATCCGTCAAAATAATAATTGGTTGTCAAGTCCTATTTTAGAACGTGGGGCTGTTGGCTGGAACGAAAATGGACAATTTTTTATTGATAACTTAAGCCTAGAAGAAACTCTAATTATGAGTAATGGTAAACAGATTACTATTCAATGCTTGAATAGTGGATATATTCAAGCTGGAATATCTCGCTATACTTCTGAGTGGGGGAAAGACTATATGAGTTTCAGCAACAACGAAATTATTGTTTCTGTTCAAAATGATAAAGTAATAGGAAAACAAAAATCAAAGAACATAAAACAGTCCTACAATATTCCTGATAACGGGTACTTATTAGTAATTCGTAAAAAGATTTTTAAATCTAATTTATTTTCTATAGGAAATAAGTTGAAAATAAGAAGTGATACCGTTCCTAAAAAATTTAATAAACTTTCTCATATCTTAGGCGCAGGACCTTTATTGATAAATAATGGCTTTATTTCTTTAAATACACAAGACGAAAAATTTACTAAAAGTTTTCAGAAACAAAAAGCATCTCGAAGTGCCATAGGTATAACTAGTAAAGAAAAAATCATATTAGTAACAGTTCATAATAGTACAAACAGTAAAGGGGTTAATTTAAATGAAATGGCACAAATTATGCAAAAGTTAGGATCTATTAGTGCCTTGAATTTAGATGGGGGAGGTTCTACTAGTTTAGTCTTAGGAGGTTATTTAGTTGATCGTTTTCCACCTACTGCGGCAAAAGTCCATAATGGGATTGGAGTATTTATTTCT
- a CDS encoding ABC transporter substrate-binding protein, which translates to MKVNQLIKLLPINFFFITRFLVLVIFCLLLTCLFIIQSSSAEPVKITLMMQALEATQWEPFVKEFNDQHSDIELEVIEGPNATNQVEDLYTSSFLLGNSPYDLVFMDIVWVSKFAAAGWLRSLSDRLSKVDLAAFLEGDINGGMYQGELYRIPIRSDGGILYYRSDLLEKNGYQPPNTFTELINISHILQEKKLAEWGYLWTGKQYEGLSAMFMEVLSGYGAFWINPYTLEVGLDSTTAIEAVNFLRSTLDKKISPMGVTTYAEEEVRRLFQTGNAVFMRNWPYAFGLLSDHSSPIKGKFKIKPMVHANNYFSGSCLGGWGLGITKNSQHPDAAWEVIKFFSSEEVQRRFVLATGYVPSRRSLFNDSDILTKFSYYPQLLNVIENSILRPPIPQYAQASDILQRYLSAAITNQLRPEVAMEKAAAETRYLLGKQKSNND; encoded by the coding sequence ATGAAAGTTAATCAGTTAATCAAATTGTTACCAATTAATTTTTTTTTTATTACTCGTTTCTTAGTGTTGGTAATTTTTTGTTTATTGTTAACTTGTTTATTTATCATACAAAGTTCTTCTGCTGAACCTGTAAAAATTACATTAATGATGCAGGCGTTAGAAGCGACTCAATGGGAACCTTTTGTAAAAGAATTTAATGATCAACATTCTGATATAGAATTAGAGGTTATCGAGGGTCCTAATGCTACTAATCAAGTTGAAGATTTATATACTTCTTCTTTCTTATTAGGCAACTCTCCTTATGATTTAGTGTTCATGGATATTGTCTGGGTATCTAAGTTCGCTGCTGCAGGATGGTTAAGAAGTTTATCAGACAGACTATCAAAAGTAGATTTAGCAGCTTTTTTAGAGGGGGATATTAACGGTGGAATGTATCAGGGTGAGTTATATCGTATCCCTATACGTTCTGATGGGGGTATTCTTTATTATCGTAGTGACTTATTAGAAAAAAATGGATATCAACCTCCAAATACTTTTACAGAGCTAATAAATATATCTCATATTTTACAAGAAAAAAAGTTAGCTGAATGGGGTTACTTATGGACTGGTAAACAATATGAAGGATTATCTGCGATGTTTATGGAAGTCTTAAGTGGGTATGGTGCATTTTGGATAAATCCTTATACTTTGGAAGTTGGCCTGGATAGTACAACAGCTATTGAAGCAGTTAACTTTCTACGCAGTACGCTAGATAAAAAAATCTCTCCTATGGGAGTCACTACTTATGCCGAGGAGGAAGTACGGCGCCTTTTCCAAACTGGAAATGCTGTTTTTATGCGTAATTGGCCTTACGCCTTTGGACTATTATCTGATCATAGCTCTCCCATTAAAGGAAAATTTAAGATTAAGCCCATGGTTCACGCTAATAATTACTTTAGTGGTTCCTGTTTAGGAGGTTGGGGATTAGGTATTACAAAAAACAGTCAACATCCTGATGCAGCCTGGGAAGTAATTAAATTTTTTAGCAGTGAAGAAGTGCAACGTAGATTTGTTCTAGCAACAGGATATGTTCCCAGTCGTCGTTCTTTGTTTAATGATTCTGATATACTAACTAAGTTTTCTTATTATCCTCAGTTATTGAATGTAATAGAAAACTCGATTTTACGTCCACCAATACCTCAGTATGCACAAGCCTCCGATATTTTACAGCGTTATTTAAGCGCAGCTATTACTAATCAATTACGGCCAGAAGTGGCTATGGAGAAAGCCGCCGCTGAAACCAGATATCTTTTGGGAAAACAAAAATCTAATAATGATTAA
- a CDS encoding DUF4079 domain-containing protein, whose amino-acid sequence MVTNTSEFIKFWSQFSHPIIMLATLLLLFYVLYLGLQLRYIRTSDKQIRKELIEKKNNNRHYQLGALLLNIIVLGNLGGMAITYVNNDKLFFSPHLLVGLTITGLVTTSTSLVPFMQKGNDLARHTHMILNFCVVILFSWQVISGIEIVQKIIENISITQG is encoded by the coding sequence ATGGTCACTAACACATCAGAGTTTATTAAGTTTTGGTCACAATTCAGTCATCCTATAATAATGTTAGCTACATTATTGTTACTCTTTTATGTCTTGTATTTAGGGCTTCAGCTACGATATATTCGTACTTCTGATAAACAAATTAGAAAAGAATTGATAGAAAAAAAAAATAATAACAGACATTATCAATTAGGAGCACTACTTCTGAACATAATAGTCTTAGGTAATCTTGGTGGTATGGCCATAACCTATGTTAATAATGATAAATTATTTTTTAGTCCCCATTTACTAGTTGGCTTAACCATAACGGGTCTAGTTACGACTTCTACATCTTTAGTACCTTTTATGCAAAAAGGAAATGATTTAGCTCGTCATACACATATGATTTTAAATTTTTGTGTTGTTATTTTATTTTCTTGGCAGGTTATTAGTGGTATAGAGATAGTTCAGAAAATCATTGAAAATATATCTATAACACAAGGATAA
- a CDS encoding SemiSWEET family sugar transporter yields the protein MDADAFTWIGICAGSLTTISFYPQLVKTWKTRVTKDISLAMFLLFCCGLLLWITYGILQKDIPIIMTNIATFILAFPILVMKLKYK from the coding sequence ATGGACGCTGATGCTTTTACTTGGATCGGTATATGCGCGGGCTCGTTAACAACTATTTCTTTTTATCCTCAATTGGTAAAAACCTGGAAAACTCGCGTAACCAAAGATATTTCTTTAGCTATGTTTCTACTGTTTTGTTGTGGATTACTCCTCTGGATTACCTATGGTATTTTGCAAAAAGATATCCCAATTATCATGACTAATATTGCTACATTTATTCTAGCTTTTCCTATTTTAGTCATGAAACTTAAATATAAGTAA
- a CDS encoding chlororespiratory reduction protein 7, which produces MSDSIMHQQDGFIVLEPNKQEFLTYEELLEKLKNILSDRQDDLPRELQNIKFLESQAKYLMENFCDLEMGPDTYLQWYVVRLEK; this is translated from the coding sequence ATGTCAGACTCAATTATGCATCAGCAAGATGGTTTTATTGTTCTTGAACCAAATAAACAAGAATTTTTAACCTATGAAGAATTATTAGAAAAACTTAAAAATATTTTGTCTGATCGTCAAGATGATTTACCTCGAGAGTTGCAAAATATTAAATTTTTAGAATCTCAAGCTAAATATTTAATGGAGAATTTTTGTGATCTAGAGATGGGCCCTGATACTTACCTACAGTGGTATGTAGTACGTTTAGAAAAATAA
- the fabZ gene encoding 3-hydroxyacyl-ACP dehydratase FabZ yields MEEFIEDLSKNSEYKTQYTIQEIQELLPHRYPFSLVDRIIDYIPAKKAVGIKNVTINEPFFAGHIPSLPIMPGVLILESIAQVGGVILTLLPGMKGVFFAFAGIDKVRFRRPVIPGDQLIITVELLTLKRNRIAKMKGEGTVNGELAVQGEMLFSRID; encoded by the coding sequence ATGGAAGAATTTATAGAAGATCTATCTAAGAATAGTGAATATAAAACTCAATATACTATTCAAGAAATACAAGAACTCCTCCCTCATCGATATCCTTTCTCCTTAGTTGATCGTATTATCGATTACATACCTGCTAAAAAAGCAGTCGGAATTAAAAATGTGACTATTAATGAACCTTTTTTTGCTGGTCATATTCCAAGTCTTCCAATTATGCCGGGAGTACTAATTTTAGAATCTATTGCTCAAGTTGGAGGGGTTATTCTAACTCTATTACCAGGAATGAAAGGAGTATTTTTTGCTTTTGCAGGTATTGATAAAGTTCGTTTCCGTCGTCCCGTAATTCCTGGAGATCAATTAATAATTACAGTTGAGTTATTAACTTTAAAGAGAAACAGGATTGCAAAAATGAAGGGTGAAGGTACAGTAAATGGAGAATTAGCAGTTCAAGGAGAAATGTTATTTTCTCGTATTGATTAA
- a CDS encoding YggS family pyridoxal phosphate-dependent enzyme, with protein sequence MKISENITRIISQVPSSVRLIAVSKQQSVEKIKEAYNSGIRDFAENRLQEALEKQEKLKEYSDISWHFIGHLQTNKAKKVLENFCWIHSVDSLKLAQHLNKIIDDISVSPHICLQVKIMSDPNKYGWSSEQLWKDLDELEKCKNLTINGLMSILPLNLSSSESLYAFQKVQNLAQDITEKSSLFLKELSMGMSNDYLLAIRKKTTMIRLGKAIFESR encoded by the coding sequence ATGAAAATTAGCGAAAATATTACTAGAATTATCTCCCAAGTGCCATCTTCAGTTCGTTTGATTGCTGTTAGTAAGCAACAATCAGTAGAAAAAATTAAAGAAGCATATAATTCTGGAATTCGTGATTTTGCTGAAAATCGTCTTCAAGAAGCTCTAGAAAAGCAAGAAAAGCTTAAGGAATATAGTGATATATCTTGGCATTTTATCGGCCATCTGCAAACAAACAAAGCTAAGAAAGTTTTAGAAAATTTTTGTTGGATCCATTCTGTTGATAGTCTTAAATTGGCACAGCACTTAAATAAAATAATAGATGATATTTCTGTTTCACCTCATATTTGTTTGCAAGTGAAGATCATGTCAGATCCTAATAAATACGGATGGTCGTCAGAACAACTTTGGAAAGATTTAGATGAACTGGAAAAATGTAAAAACCTTACAATTAATGGATTAATGTCAATTTTACCACTCAATTTATCAAGCAGTGAATCTTTGTATGCTTTTCAGAAAGTACAGAATCTAGCTCAAGATATTACGGAAAAATCTTCATTATTTTTAAAGGAGTTATCCATGGGAATGTCTAATGATTATTTATTAGCAATACGAAAAAAGACAACCATGATACGCTTAGGAAAAGCTATCTTTGAATCAAGATAA
- a CDS encoding RNA recognition motif domain-containing protein, whose amino-acid sequence MTIYMRQIPTGITEAEVTDVFKKHGEVKQVRFPLDPKTGERIGYGLIDMGDKEQEEDTIEELNGEDLKGVKLRLNRNVD is encoded by the coding sequence ATGACAATTTATATGCGACAAATTCCTACTGGTATTACAGAGGCCGAAGTTACCGATGTTTTTAAAAAACACGGAGAAGTTAAACAAGTTCGTTTCCCTCTTGATCCAAAAACTGGAGAAAGAATAGGATATGGCCTAATAGATATGGGCGATAAAGAACAAGAAGAAGACACAATTGAAGAACTAAATGGAGAAGATTTAAAAGGAGTTAAACTTAGATTAAATAGAAATGTTGATTAA
- the murJ gene encoding murein biosynthesis integral membrane protein MurJ produces MSLNKKKSRSLIDVAGIVAFATLISKLFGLIREQSIAAAFGVGPVINAYSYAYVVPGFFLILLGGINGPFHSSLISVLSKRKKTEIAPLVESVTTLVTILLLVITIILILFADTFISILAPGLQGEVKLIAIEQLQIMAPLALLSGLIGIGFGTLNAADQYLLPSISPLFSSVVISFGVWALIWHTGQNINEQENWYLGGMVLAGGTLLGGLLQWLAQLQAQWRKGMGGLRLRFQFNIPGLKDITKILVPATFASGMLHINVYTDLFFASFIPDAAAAMRYANFIVLTPLGIISNMILVPFMPIFSQLTTPENWNELKLRIRQGIFLSALTMLPLTAVFIALAPNIIRVIYQRGAFEVNDAIIVAPVLVAYGTGMFFYLVRDVLVRVFYALGDGGTPFRVSLFNIFLNGLLDFLLYQSFGTPGLVFATILVNLISIFIFLVILDNRLNKLPVKKWIIGILNLVAITFIAALVGWIVNYLLHHIYSADNLGLQCLQLFISSSSILGIFFILSMQLQLPEIELLSNQLKRKLK; encoded by the coding sequence GTGTCGCTAAATAAAAAAAAATCTCGTTCTTTAATTGATGTAGCTGGAATCGTAGCATTTGCAACTTTAATAAGTAAATTATTTGGATTAATTCGAGAACAATCAATTGCAGCAGCATTTGGTGTGGGGCCAGTTATCAATGCTTATTCTTATGCATATGTTGTTCCTGGTTTTTTCCTAATTTTATTAGGAGGAATTAATGGACCATTTCACAGTTCTCTTATAAGTGTTTTATCTAAACGGAAAAAAACTGAAATAGCACCTTTAGTTGAATCAGTTACCACACTAGTAACTATATTATTATTAGTAATTACTATTATTCTCATTTTATTTGCCGATACATTTATTTCAATTTTAGCTCCTGGACTTCAAGGAGAGGTAAAGCTAATTGCTATTGAACAATTGCAAATCATGGCGCCATTAGCATTATTATCAGGATTAATTGGTATAGGATTTGGAACTCTTAACGCTGCGGATCAGTATCTATTGCCTAGTATTAGTCCTTTGTTTTCAAGTGTGGTTATATCCTTTGGAGTATGGGCTTTGATTTGGCATACAGGTCAAAATATAAATGAACAAGAAAATTGGTACTTAGGAGGTATGGTTTTAGCCGGAGGAACTTTACTTGGTGGTTTATTACAGTGGTTAGCTCAGCTTCAAGCTCAATGGAGAAAAGGGATGGGTGGGCTGAGATTACGTTTTCAATTTAATATACCTGGATTAAAAGATATAACAAAAATACTAGTTCCAGCTACCTTTGCTTCAGGTATGTTACATATTAATGTTTATACCGACTTATTTTTTGCATCATTTATTCCTGATGCAGCAGCGGCAATGAGATATGCTAATTTTATCGTTTTAACTCCTTTAGGCATAATTTCTAATATGATTTTAGTCCCATTTATGCCAATTTTTTCACAATTAACTACACCAGAAAATTGGAACGAGCTAAAGTTAAGGATTCGTCAAGGTATTTTTTTAAGTGCTTTAACAATGTTGCCTTTAACAGCAGTTTTTATTGCTCTTGCTCCTAATATTATTCGTGTAATTTATCAACGTGGTGCGTTTGAGGTAAATGATGCAATTATAGTAGCTCCAGTTCTAGTTGCTTATGGAACAGGAATGTTTTTTTACTTAGTAAGAGATGTCTTAGTTAGAGTGTTCTATGCATTAGGCGATGGTGGAACACCTTTTCGCGTTAGTCTGTTTAATATATTTTTGAATGGCTTATTAGATTTTCTCTTGTATCAGTCTTTCGGTACACCTGGATTGGTATTTGCCACTATTCTAGTTAATTTAATTTCTATATTTATATTTTTGGTAATTCTAGACAATCGTCTAAATAAATTACCAGTGAAAAAATGGATTATAGGTATATTAAACCTTGTAGCAATAACTTTCATAGCAGCTTTGGTAGGTTGGATAGTAAACTATTTATTGCACCACATATATAGTGCCGATAATTTAGGATTACAATGTTTACAATTATTTATTTCCAGTAGTTCCATTTTAGGAATATTTTTCATCTTATCTATGCAATTACAATTACCTGAAATTGAGCTATTAAGTAATCAGCTGAAGAGAAAATTAAAGTAA